A single window of Methanomassiliicoccaceae archaeon DNA harbors:
- a CDS encoding nitroreductase family protein gives MELREIVSARRSYYYLGRGVEASDEDIVSAIEDAVKYTPSAYNSQSQRVAVMLGSEHEELWGIVEAALRKKIGDQRYQGSTEEKISRFRSAYGTVLFFDNMTRTCEMGDSHPSNVGNFPVWAQQSSGMLQYVVWTILEDMGLGASVQHYNPLIDKQIRERWSLPSDWKLIAQMPFGSIESPAEEKTFEPIGERLKVFKGRE, from the coding sequence ATGGAACTGAGGGAGATCGTATCGGCACGCAGGTCATATTACTATTTGGGACGTGGCGTGGAAGCAAGCGACGAAGATATAGTCAGTGCTATAGAAGACGCGGTCAAATATACGCCATCAGCTTATAATTCACAGAGCCAGCGCGTCGCTGTCATGCTCGGTTCGGAGCACGAGGAGCTATGGGGGATAGTAGAGGCGGCCCTCAGGAAGAAAATCGGGGACCAGCGTTATCAAGGATCCACCGAGGAGAAGATCTCACGCTTCAGGTCTGCTTATGGAACCGTGCTGTTTTTCGATAACATGACAAGGACATGCGAGATGGGCGACAGTCATCCTTCCAATGTGGGAAATTTCCCCGTTTGGGCGCAGCAGTCATCCGGAATGCTCCAGTATGTTGTCTGGACCATCCTGGAGGACATGGGGCTCGGAGCATCGGTCCAGCATTACAATCCGCTGATCGACAAGCAAATCAGGGAGAGATGGAGCCTGCCGTCGGATTGGAAGCTGATCGCACAGATGCCTTTCGGGAGCATCGAGTCCCCTGCAGAAGAAAAGACCTTCGAACCTATCGGGGAGAGGTTGAAGGTTTTCAAAGGCAGGGAATAA
- the cysK gene encoding cysteine synthase A, with product MTVYDSVLECIGETPIIRLRKMAPDKSHIYVKMERGNPGGSVKDRAAASMIADAEAKGFLKEGGTIVEPTSGNTGIALCMVAAAKGYRTVIVIPDTMSEERMAYMRAYGADIVLTPGAEGMRGAVDRAREIAKERSAFVPGQFDNPANTLAHRVGTGKEILRDLPDVDFVFSGIGTAGTATGIAQAFADAGSDAKVIGVEPEESPLLTEGAAGPHGIQGIGANFVPGCLDIDMIWKVVRVSTEDAERTAVRLAREEGIFAGISSGAAVAAMLEFGKANKGRKLLAILPDGGEKYLSTGIYGRY from the coding sequence ATGACAGTATATGACAGCGTTCTCGAATGCATCGGCGAGACGCCCATTATAAGGCTGAGGAAGATGGCCCCGGATAAATCGCACATCTATGTTAAGATGGAACGCGGCAACCCCGGAGGGTCCGTAAAGGACAGGGCGGCGGCATCTATGATAGCGGACGCCGAAGCCAAGGGATTTCTTAAAGAGGGCGGAACCATCGTAGAACCGACTTCGGGCAACACGGGCATCGCCCTCTGCATGGTGGCCGCGGCCAAGGGATATCGTACGGTGATAGTCATTCCGGACACGATGTCCGAGGAACGCATGGCGTATATGAGGGCATACGGCGCCGATATCGTCCTCACTCCCGGGGCCGAGGGCATGAGGGGGGCGGTCGACAGAGCGCGCGAGATCGCCAAAGAAAGGAGCGCGTTCGTTCCCGGACAGTTCGATAACCCCGCCAATACTTTGGCTCACAGGGTCGGCACGGGAAAAGAGATCCTCAGGGACCTTCCCGATGTGGATTTCGTTTTCTCCGGCATAGGTACCGCAGGGACCGCAACGGGAATTGCTCAGGCTTTCGCCGATGCGGGCTCGGATGCAAAGGTGATAGGAGTGGAGCCTGAAGAGAGCCCCCTCCTGACCGAAGGAGCGGCGGGGCCGCACGGCATCCAGGGCATAGGGGCGAATTTCGTCCCGGGCTGCCTCGACATCGACATGATATGGAAAGTCGTCAGGGTTTCGACCGAGGACGCGGAAAGGACGGCCGTCAGACTGGCAAGGGAAGAGGGCATCTTTGCAGGGATTTCCTCCGGTGCGGCCGTCGCGGCCATGCTGGAATTCGGCAAAGCTAATAAAGGTAGGAAGCTACTTGCAATCTTACCCGACGGTGGGGAAAAATACCTCAGTACGGGCATCTACGGAAGGTATTGA
- a CDS encoding leucine-rich repeat domain-containing protein has product MSPLPAISDNKGKFAAAAALAFAVILVSSFAVLYGTDEAYATSYDNVTVGDLVYYLDDMGDSDPDNNTAAVTGVSGAGLLLSEISIPATVTYESVSYSVTEIGSDAFYGCASLTSITMPGSLTGIGNYAFEGCSSLTSVTIPGGVTAMGYRVFAGCTSLSEIVVEDSNTVFSSDEGILYSEDGEWLLICPSGKTGAVTVPEGVENISGGAFDACMSVTSVTMPDSLTSIGYGAFYGCVSLASVTIPENVTSIDGYAFFECFSLRTVTIPAGVASIQPDSFRECVSLISITVDEDNSNYKSVDGVVYSKDGTQLVCCPAGKTGAFSVPDGVTGIGDEAFYFCMFVTSVTIPDSVTSIGDDAFELCVSLTSVTIPDSVTGIGEDAFKGCRSLKSVTIPDSVTTIGEYAFEDCTSLTSVTIPGSVTTIEEGLFYYCVSLGSVTISEGVTVIGDEAFRHCASLTSVTIPESVTLIGDYAFQDCSSLTSFTIPSGVVLIEYGTFKGCTSLASVAIPDGVTVIMDYAFDGCSSLTSVTIPDGVTTIEYGTFRGCTSLASVTIPAGVTTVRTSAFDGCTSLAAFDVDDSNSDYKSMDGILYTKDGTELIRCPQAKTGAVEVPSGVYFLSPESFSGCRNITSVSIGEGLQDMNNYVFYGCTSLVSVDVPASVVFIGYDVFSGCTSLTDINVDEANTIYMSSDGVLYNDSGTILMQCPAGKTGELSVPDGVTRIYYHSFNGCSSLTSVTMPDSVTTIEYEAFVGCSSLTSVTMPDGVSSISDGAFRDCTSLGSVTIPESVTEINNDVFLGCTSLTYVTIHDDVTDIREYAFGGCTSLSSINIPESVTYINNCAFEECTSLSAINVDEGNNTFRSIDGLLYSKDGRNLILCPAGKTGEVTISDVVTQIDDDAFEECQYVTAINVDEENNTFRSIDGLLYLKNGKELLICPAGKAGEVNILQGVNHIRNGFNGCASITSVTIPDSVFDINGSFNECTSLTSVTIPDSTFMVLFSFNGCDSLRSVTMSGELMIVGESFGGCGSLKSLTISDRTGFAYDCFTEGTSLDSVTVQGRSDPEIIDYEALLMSMPGIITFTVDSASTVELDKIAGSETVNKMIFTSVSVNSDMEGLTFKDSSGMVISDSSSLAGKTFVVDPDDRTVWNQVSSPAQGNEDLVLYGGIIAAVIAIVGALAIFLVRRH; this is encoded by the coding sequence ATGTCCCCGCTCCCAGCCATATCCGATAACAAAGGAAAATTCGCCGCCGCGGCCGCTCTGGCGTTCGCAGTTATATTGGTCTCGTCCTTCGCGGTTCTTTACGGGACCGATGAAGCATACGCGACATCTTACGACAACGTCACTGTAGGCGACCTTGTCTACTATCTTGACGACATGGGCGATTCCGACCCCGACAACAACACCGCCGCCGTGACCGGCGTGAGCGGTGCCGGTCTGCTGCTGTCCGAGATCTCGATCCCCGCCACGGTCACATACGAAAGCGTATCGTACAGCGTCACGGAGATAGGCTCCGATGCATTCTACGGATGCGCGTCCCTTACATCGATAACGATGCCCGGAAGCTTGACCGGCATAGGCAACTATGCGTTCGAAGGGTGCTCGTCCCTCACGTCCGTCACGATACCCGGCGGCGTGACGGCCATGGGGTACCGCGTGTTCGCGGGATGCACCTCGCTGTCCGAGATCGTCGTCGAAGATTCCAATACCGTTTTCAGTAGCGACGAGGGCATCCTTTACTCGGAGGACGGCGAATGGCTGCTGATCTGCCCGTCAGGGAAGACGGGGGCCGTCACGGTGCCCGAAGGGGTCGAGAATATATCCGGGGGGGCGTTCGACGCCTGCATGTCAGTCACGTCGGTCACGATGCCCGACAGCCTGACGTCGATCGGATACGGGGCCTTCTACGGCTGCGTATCTCTGGCGTCCGTCACAATTCCCGAAAACGTTACGTCCATCGACGGCTACGCCTTTTTCGAATGCTTTTCCCTCAGGACCGTCACAATACCCGCCGGTGTCGCATCGATACAGCCGGACTCGTTCCGCGAATGCGTGAGCCTGATAAGCATAACCGTCGACGAAGACAATTCCAATTACAAGTCTGTCGACGGGGTCGTCTATTCGAAGGACGGCACGCAGCTGGTCTGCTGTCCCGCCGGCAAGACCGGAGCTTTCTCCGTACCCGACGGCGTGACAGGCATAGGGGACGAAGCGTTCTACTTCTGCATGTTCGTCACGTCCGTGACGATACCCGACAGCGTTACGTCGATAGGAGACGATGCGTTCGAGCTCTGCGTGTCCCTCACGTCCGTGACGATACCCGACAGCGTGACAGGCATAGGGGAAGATGCGTTCAAAGGATGCAGGTCCCTGAAGTCGGTGACGATACCCGACAGCGTCACGACAATAGGGGAATACGCGTTTGAAGACTGCACGTCCCTCACGTCCGTGACGATACCGGGCAGCGTGACCACGATCGAAGAAGGCCTGTTCTACTATTGCGTCTCCCTCGGATCTGTGACAATTTCCGAAGGCGTGACGGTCATAGGCGACGAGGCCTTCCGTCACTGCGCATCTCTAACGTCCGTCACTATTCCGGAAAGCGTGACACTGATAGGCGATTATGCTTTCCAGGACTGCTCTTCGCTCACGTCTTTCACCATACCCTCGGGCGTGGTCCTGATCGAGTACGGGACGTTCAAGGGTTGCACGTCCCTCGCGTCCGTGGCCATTCCCGACGGCGTCACGGTCATAATGGACTATGCGTTCGACGGATGCTCTTCGCTCACGTCGGTGACGATACCCGACGGCGTCACGACCATCGAGTACGGCACGTTCCGCGGATGCACCTCCCTCGCGTCGGTCACGATACCGGCCGGCGTCACGACGGTAAGGACCAGCGCTTTCGACGGCTGCACCTCCCTCGCGGCATTCGACGTAGACGATTCGAACTCCGATTACAAGAGCATGGACGGGATACTGTACACCAAGGACGGAACGGAACTGATAAGGTGCCCCCAGGCCAAGACCGGAGCGGTGGAAGTGCCGAGCGGAGTGTATTTCTTATCTCCCGAATCCTTTTCGGGATGCAGGAACATCACGTCGGTGAGCATCGGCGAAGGTCTGCAGGACATGAACAACTACGTGTTCTACGGCTGCACCTCCCTGGTCTCCGTCGACGTGCCAGCAAGCGTAGTTTTCATCGGATACGACGTGTTCTCGGGATGCACCTCTCTGACGGACATAAACGTCGACGAAGCGAACACGATATACATGAGCTCCGACGGCGTGCTCTACAATGATAGCGGAACCATACTGATGCAGTGCCCCGCCGGCAAGACCGGCGAGTTATCGGTGCCTGACGGGGTCACCAGGATATACTACCACTCGTTCAACGGATGCTCCTCCCTCACGTCGGTGACGATGCCCGACAGCGTCACGACGATCGAATACGAGGCGTTCGTCGGTTGCTCCTCCCTCACGTCGGTGACGATGCCCGACGGGGTATCCAGCATATCCGACGGCGCATTCCGCGACTGCACGTCCCTCGGGTCGGTGACGATACCGGAAAGCGTGACCGAGATAAACAATGATGTGTTCTTAGGATGCACATCCCTGACGTACGTCACTATCCATGACGATGTAACGGACATAAGGGAATATGCCTTTGGCGGATGCACATCCCTATCATCTATCAATATACCCGAGAGCGTCACGTACATCAATAACTGCGCCTTCGAGGAATGTACTTCCCTGTCCGCCATAAACGTGGACGAGGGGAACAACACATTCAGGAGCATAGACGGACTGCTTTATTCCAAGGACGGCAGAAACCTCATCCTCTGCCCGGCGGGCAAGACGGGCGAGGTGACGATATCCGATGTCGTCACACAGATCGACGATGACGCCTTCGAAGAGTGCCAGTACGTTACGGCCATAAACGTGGACGAGGAGAACAACACGTTCAGGAGCATAGACGGACTGCTGTATCTGAAGAACGGTAAGGAACTTCTGATATGCCCCGCCGGCAAGGCTGGCGAGGTGAACATACTCCAGGGCGTCAACCACATACGCAACGGATTCAACGGCTGTGCGTCGATTACTTCCGTGACGATACCCGACAGCGTGTTCGACATCAACGGGTCTTTCAACGAATGCACGTCTCTGACCTCCGTGACGATACCCGACAGCACATTCATGGTGCTATTCTCGTTCAACGGCTGCGATTCGCTGAGGTCGGTCACGATGTCCGGAGAGCTCATGATCGTCGGAGAGTCCTTCGGCGGCTGCGGTTCACTGAAATCTCTGACAATATCGGACAGGACCGGATTCGCCTACGACTGCTTCACGGAAGGAACATCGCTCGACTCGGTGACCGTGCAGGGCCGGTCCGATCCGGAGATCATCGATTACGAGGCGTTGCTGATGAGCATGCCGGGCATAATCACTTTCACTGTCGATAGCGCGTCGACCGTAGAGCTGGACAAGATCGCGGGCTCCGAGACGGTGAACAAGATGATCTTCACCTCCGTCTCTGTCAATTCGGACATGGAAGGGCTGACATTCAAGGACTCCTCCGGCATGGTGATATCCGATTCCTCTTCTCTTGCCGGGAAGACCTTCGTAGTGGACCCGGATGACCGCACGGTATGGAACCAGGTATCATCTCCCGCTCAGGGCAACGAAGACCTCGTTTTATACGGAGGAATAATCGCGGCTGTTATCGCCATTGTCGGAGCCCTAGCGATATTTCTGGTCAGGAGGCATTGA
- a CDS encoding DUF5685 family protein, whose translation MLGYTTPLYSRMSAPDLADYRRYYCETCHELRRGFGLFSTAAVNYDMTFNTVLLNSLSGDVLDFIPTKNGPACVFRGPYAESDVMRKMAGYTILLTKWELVDDTYDKPSKRNKFISLALNRAIRKAESLYPEYDGTVGEGYTRLRQMELDGCTDPVRMGSEFGLALSKSLEDIAGNPSDRHLRELFVNLTSIVYLMDAVDDLDKDYMDNTYNPFLARYSDFMEKRGTEYENIECRCSNTYTNRNSFVNENLYEITDMMNSVITDLQTSYSFVRKSMRSSVGVTDNIVMHGIPESAKNVVTGRSSAKTGVKDLMDSHKERNRSS comes from the coding sequence ATGTTGGGATACACCACGCCTCTCTACAGCCGCATGTCGGCACCTGACCTGGCAGATTACCGCAGATATTACTGCGAAACGTGCCACGAGCTGAGGCGCGGTTTCGGTCTTTTCTCCACCGCTGCCGTGAACTACGACATGACTTTCAACACGGTCCTATTGAACTCGCTCTCCGGAGACGTGCTCGACTTCATTCCCACTAAGAACGGTCCCGCATGCGTTTTTCGCGGGCCGTATGCGGAGTCCGACGTGATGAGGAAAATGGCCGGATATACGATTCTTCTTACCAAGTGGGAACTCGTCGACGATACTTACGACAAGCCCTCAAAAAGGAATAAGTTCATATCTCTGGCACTTAACCGTGCCATCAGAAAGGCGGAATCGCTTTATCCTGAATACGACGGGACAGTAGGGGAAGGATACACGAGATTGCGACAGATGGAGCTGGATGGTTGCACGGACCCTGTACGGATGGGGTCGGAGTTCGGTCTGGCACTTTCAAAATCTTTAGAGGATATAGCAGGAAATCCATCAGATAGGCACCTCCGAGAACTTTTTGTCAATCTGACTTCCATCGTATATCTTATGGATGCCGTCGACGACCTCGACAAAGACTATATGGACAATACGTACAATCCTTTCCTGGCACGTTACTCTGATTTTATGGAGAAACGGGGAACGGAATATGAAAATATAGAGTGCCGGTGCTCGAACACTTACACAAATCGCAACTCTTTCGTCAATGAGAATCTTTATGAGATCACGGACATGATGAACTCCGTGATAACGGACCTTCAGACTTCCTACTCGTTCGTGAGAAAGAGTATGAGGTCCTCTGTGGGAGTGACCGACAATATAGTCATGCACGGCATTCCCGAGTCTGCGAAGAACGTTGTCACCGGAAGAAGCTCCGCCAAGACCGGCGTAAAAGACCTTATGGACAGCCATAAGGAGCGTAACCGTTCATCCTGA
- a CDS encoding peptidylprolyl isomerase, translating to MAETDAKPKAEKKTADKAPKDKKDGKKIVNLRYCAYFAEDMKLFDTTEEDKAKEAGAFDEKFTYKPMVYITGSNMLFPALEKAIEDAAPGKVTEISIPCEEAAGPRDPKLIEMYRDKEFYKQEINPYPGLRVTLGDRTGTVLTAAAGRVKVDFNSPLAGHDLTYRFSVSDPIEDPTEKAKAILETEFGTSEGFEFDISKDKVSVTVSDMAKFNQNWTMARFKIVSDMRSVFGVDRVEFVEVWASAKKEDKEEKEAPAEE from the coding sequence ATGGCAGAAACTGACGCTAAACCCAAGGCAGAGAAGAAGACCGCTGACAAAGCACCCAAGGACAAGAAAGACGGAAAGAAGATCGTCAACCTGAGATATTGCGCATATTTCGCCGAGGACATGAAGCTCTTCGACACCACCGAGGAAGACAAGGCCAAAGAGGCCGGAGCCTTCGACGAGAAGTTCACTTACAAGCCGATGGTCTACATCACCGGTTCCAACATGCTCTTCCCCGCCCTCGAAAAGGCGATCGAAGACGCGGCGCCCGGAAAGGTCACGGAGATATCCATCCCCTGCGAAGAGGCCGCCGGCCCAAGAGACCCCAAGCTCATCGAGATGTACCGCGACAAGGAGTTCTACAAGCAGGAGATCAACCCGTACCCCGGGCTCAGGGTGACGCTCGGCGACCGCACCGGAACCGTTCTCACGGCCGCCGCCGGACGTGTCAAGGTGGATTTCAACAGCCCCCTCGCGGGACACGACCTGACCTACAGGTTCTCCGTATCGGACCCGATCGAAGACCCGACCGAGAAGGCTAAAGCGATCCTGGAGACCGAGTTCGGAACCTCCGAGGGATTCGAGTTCGATATCTCCAAGGACAAAGTTTCCGTGACGGTCTCCGACATGGCGAAGTTCAACCAGAACTGGACGATGGCCAGGTTCAAGATCGTCAGCGACATGAGGTCCGTCTTCGGCGTCGACAGGGTCGAGTTCGTCGAGGTATGGGCGTCCGCCAAGAAAGAGGACAAGGAAGAGAAGGAAGCTCCCGCAGAGGAGTGA
- the metA gene encoding homoserine O-succinyltransferase, which yields MPIKIPDDLPAASTLESENVFVMTEKRAVSQDIRPLDILIMNLMPTKVETETQILRLLSNSPLQVNINLLQAATHESKNISQEYLDRFYTRFDDIKDRKFDGMIITGAPVENLAFEDVDYWDELCEIMEWTKDHVVSTLFICWGAQAGLYHLYGIPKHPLKSKLSGIFPVKVMTNGERLFNGFDDVYNMPHSRYTEVRADDIVKNPHLHIIASSAEAGVSVVISEAAGQVFVTGHMEYDRGTLAYEYERDLKKGIGPNIPENYFPDDDPRNDPVMRWRGHATLFMTNWLNYYVYQVTPYDISQIGSEKK from the coding sequence TTGCCGATAAAAATCCCCGACGACCTGCCAGCCGCCTCCACCCTGGAGTCGGAGAACGTTTTTGTAATGACCGAAAAGCGTGCGGTGTCACAGGACATAAGGCCTCTGGATATCCTCATCATGAACCTGATGCCCACCAAGGTCGAGACGGAAACGCAGATACTGCGTCTTCTGAGCAACAGCCCTCTGCAGGTCAACATAAATCTGCTGCAGGCGGCGACCCACGAGTCGAAGAACATATCCCAGGAGTACCTGGACCGCTTCTACACCAGGTTCGACGACATAAAAGACAGAAAGTTCGACGGAATGATCATAACGGGTGCGCCGGTGGAGAACCTTGCATTCGAAGATGTGGACTACTGGGACGAGCTGTGCGAGATCATGGAGTGGACAAAGGACCACGTGGTATCCACCCTCTTCATCTGCTGGGGCGCCCAGGCTGGCCTGTACCATCTTTACGGCATTCCGAAACATCCTCTGAAATCGAAACTGTCCGGAATATTTCCTGTCAAAGTTATGACCAATGGCGAGCGCCTTTTCAACGGGTTCGACGACGTATACAATATGCCGCACTCCCGTTACACGGAGGTCCGGGCCGATGACATAGTCAAGAACCCGCATCTTCACATCATTGCGTCTTCGGCCGAGGCGGGCGTATCGGTCGTTATCTCGGAGGCGGCCGGACAGGTGTTCGTCACGGGGCACATGGAATACGACCGCGGGACGCTGGCATACGAATACGAAAGGGATCTGAAAAAGGGTATAGGACCGAACATTCCCGAGAATTATTTCCCGGACGACGATCCGCGTAACGACCCGGTCATGAGATGGAGGGGTCACGCAACACTTTTCATGACCAACTGGCTGAACTATTACGTCTATCAGGTAACACCGTACGATATATCTCAGATAGGCTCCGAGAAGAAATAA
- the cobO gene encoding cob(I)yrinic acid a,c-diamide adenosyltransferase: protein MDVKNCCKKDELGLVHVYTGNGKGKTTAALGLAFRAAGCGLKAIMIQFLKPSEEYGEQLAAKRFEGFEILSMGLDHMCSDVTRPEDIRLAHEALDRLSDILSSGKYDLVIADEINVAMSWELLKPEEVIDVLDKRAPFTEVVLTGRGAPDKIKDYADLVTEMVLIKHPFDKGIPARRGVEF from the coding sequence ATGGACGTGAAAAACTGCTGCAAGAAAGACGAACTGGGCCTTGTACACGTTTATACCGGTAACGGGAAGGGAAAGACCACGGCCGCCCTGGGGCTGGCCTTCAGGGCGGCCGGTTGCGGCCTCAAAGCGATAATGATCCAGTTCCTGAAGCCATCGGAGGAATACGGCGAGCAGCTGGCCGCGAAAAGGTTTGAAGGATTCGAGATCCTGTCCATGGGCCTTGACCATATGTGTTCGGATGTAACACGTCCCGAAGATATACGCCTGGCACACGAGGCGCTTGACCGTCTTTCGGATATCCTCTCCTCCGGTAAGTACGATCTGGTAATCGCCGACGAGATAAACGTAGCGATGTCGTGGGAGCTTCTTAAGCCCGAAGAGGTCATCGATGTGTTGGACAAAAGGGCCCCCTTTACGGAAGTGGTCCTGACCGGGAGAGGCGCACCGGACAAGATCAAAGATTATGCCGACCTGGTGACCGAGATGGTCCTTATAAAGCACCCTTTCGACAAAGGAATTCCGGCACGTCGCGGCGTGGAGTTCTGA
- a CDS encoding inorganic diphosphatase, giving the protein MKNIWHDISPDRISPDDFIVVVEIPKGSKNKYELDKETGLMMLDRVLYTSTHYPANYGFIPRTFADDGDPLDALVLCSEPIAPMTLVRCYPIGAIKMIDSGENDEKVIAIPFGDPMYNSFRDISELPEHIFNEMAHFFTVYKTLENKETAVDEVIGSEDVRAIIEHTLERYDKRFC; this is encoded by the coding sequence GTGAAAAACATATGGCATGACATCAGCCCGGACAGGATCTCCCCCGATGATTTCATCGTAGTGGTGGAGATACCCAAGGGCAGCAAGAACAAATACGAACTGGACAAGGAGACGGGCCTGATGATGCTCGACAGAGTTCTCTACACTTCTACGCATTATCCTGCCAACTACGGCTTCATCCCGAGGACTTTCGCCGACGACGGCGACCCGTTGGACGCACTGGTCCTGTGCTCCGAGCCCATCGCCCCCATGACGCTGGTCAGATGCTACCCCATAGGAGCTATAAAGATGATCGACAGCGGCGAGAACGACGAAAAGGTGATAGCGATACCTTTCGGGGACCCTATGTACAATTCTTTCAGGGACATATCCGAACTTCCGGAGCACATATTCAACGAGATGGCCCACTTCTTCACGGTCTACAAGACTCTGGAGAACAAAGAGACCGCCGTGGACGAGGTCATCGGGTCGGAAGACGTCAGGGCGATAATCGAGCACACCCTGGAGAGATACGATAAGCGTTTCTGCTGA
- a CDS encoding HpaII family restriction endonuclease: MREGTYHTESDTFDGNLRMVDSQLPRIIAEMLKIFYLEGISDISKQVGILNERDPLEYGKNTGQPFYSYKVKKFLTSSAIGMNPGSVWDGMGQANGGYIVVREDGEVLCYHLYNRNDFEDYLLNNTKMDKASVSRYGFGSIEKDLYGKYTMKLNLQVRFK; this comes from the coding sequence ATACGGGAGGGCACATATCATACCGAAAGCGACACCTTTGATGGTAACTTGAGAATGGTCGATTCGCAGCTCCCCCGCATCATCGCGGAAATGCTGAAAATTTTCTACCTCGAGGGCATCTCGGATATATCGAAACAGGTTGGAATTTTAAATGAAAGAGATCCTCTGGAGTATGGCAAGAACACCGGACAACCGTTTTACTCCTACAAGGTAAAGAAATTCCTTACTTCCTCCGCCATTGGTATGAATCCGGGAAGTGTCTGGGATGGCATGGGTCAGGCTAACGGAGGATACATAGTCGTACGCGAGGATGGAGAAGTGCTGTGTTATCACCTTTACAACAGAAATGATTTTGAAGACTATCTTCTGAATAATACCAAGATGGATAAGGCATCCGTATCGCGTTACGGTTTCGGTTCGATCGAGAAAGATCTGTATGGAAAGTACACGATGAAGCTTAATCTTCAGGTCAGATTTAAATAA
- a CDS encoding radical SAM protein: MKPYIAILIKPTLECNRSCRHCYHLPEERNSGNISFQTLEKIFKLASEEYQSVWFIWHGGDPLLMPFSFYRRALDFQDKYFGKDSHRVGNTIQTNGINIDRRLLRLCEDRSINVGISYEGPYNDILRNMTAETGRSIEVMQKHGSKFSVSCTLSTETADKQPEIYRYFRDLGIAPSFSPVLPKGCAAVDPSMIPDTDVYIKGCIDAFDEWLFDKDAEVPLLPYYLYVLNALGKPAFADCPHTSCMGRWLCVYPNGDLYPCAKGCPSKYRMGNVSEIESISDVFSTDGFADILEGTVARRNECSSCEIYRYCAGGCSIDAECETGIEKNGGPSCKIFKAVFLHVKEEVDRILSERPDMSQYNMFVRDAVLGKLINPGIVNF, from the coding sequence GTGAAACCGTATATTGCGATACTCATAAAGCCTACCTTGGAGTGCAACCGTTCTTGCCGCCACTGTTACCACCTCCCCGAGGAGAGGAATTCCGGTAACATTTCGTTCCAGACTCTGGAGAAGATCTTCAAGCTGGCTTCCGAAGAGTACCAGTCGGTTTGGTTCATCTGGCACGGCGGAGATCCCCTGCTTATGCCGTTCTCTTTCTATCGCAGGGCGTTAGATTTTCAGGACAAGTATTTTGGAAAGGATTCACATAGGGTCGGCAATACGATCCAGACAAACGGGATCAACATCGACCGCAGGCTTCTGAGGCTATGCGAGGACAGGAGCATCAATGTCGGGATTTCTTATGAGGGTCCGTATAACGACATTCTGAGGAACATGACCGCGGAGACCGGAAGGTCCATAGAGGTCATGCAGAAACACGGTTCCAAGTTCTCTGTCAGTTGCACGTTATCGACAGAAACAGCAGACAAGCAACCGGAAATTTACCGTTACTTCAGGGACTTGGGGATCGCCCCGTCCTTCTCTCCAGTGTTGCCGAAGGGATGCGCGGCCGTAGACCCGTCTATGATACCGGATACCGACGTATATATCAAAGGCTGCATCGATGCGTTCGACGAGTGGCTGTTCGACAAGGACGCCGAGGTCCCCCTTCTCCCGTATTATCTGTATGTTTTGAACGCCTTGGGCAAACCGGCGTTCGCCGACTGCCCCCACACATCTTGCATGGGCAGGTGGCTGTGCGTCTATCCCAACGGGGACCTGTATCCATGCGCCAAAGGCTGCCCTTCCAAATACCGTATGGGCAACGTGAGCGAGATCGAATCCATATCGGATGTATTTTCCACCGACGGTTTCGCCGACATCCTCGAAGGTACAGTAGCCCGGAGGAACGAGTGTTCTTCATGCGAGATATACCGTTACTGCGCCGGAGGCTGCAGCATCGATGCCGAATGCGAGACCGGTATCGAGAAGAACGGCGGACCTTCGTGCAAGATCTTCAAGGCGGTATTCCTTCACGTAAAGGAAGAGGTCGACAGGATACTCTCGGAGAGGCCCGACATGTCCCAGTATAACATGTTCGTTCGCGATGCCGTGCTGGGCAAGCTCATCAACCCCGGAATAGTGAACTTCTGA